The following are encoded in a window of Microcaecilia unicolor chromosome 14, aMicUni1.1, whole genome shotgun sequence genomic DNA:
- the LOC115457211 gene encoding olfactory receptor 11L1-like codes for MTEGNITGTNFEIVGFQLTQTQGSILFLFFLLIYILSTSTNILIITVVRTDRHLHKPMYFFLSNFSFLEIWYTSVTVPRMLADFLSKSRSISRNGCITQFYFLFFLGATENFLLAVMSLDRFVAICYPLRYPAVMNDKMCSNLALASWIISFLVILMPAIPLSQLPFCRPFVIDHIFCDFSPLLKLSCKRNSISEMSFLLIAWAVILGCFTSIMVSYSFIILTVIKMPSAAGRKHAFTTCASHLLVVFIYYGTVIFMYVRPSAHESYNLDKVVSVFYCAVTPLLNPIIYSLRNKEVKTALRRMIIKLK; via the coding sequence ATGACAGAAGGCAATATCACAGGGACCAACTTTGAAATAGTGGGGTTTCAGCTGACTCAGACTCAGGGATCCATACTCTTCCTTTTCTTCCTATTGATTTACATTTTAAGCACCTCGACCAATATCCTCATAATCACTGTAGTGAGGACGGACCGACACCTCCACAAgcccatgtatttcttcctcagcAACTTCTCCTTCTTGGAAATCTGGTACACCTCCGTCACCGTCCCCAGAATGTTGGCCGACTTCCTGAGCAAGAGCAGATCCATTTCTCGGAATGGATGCATTACACAGTTCTATTTCCTTTTCTTCCTAGGTGCCACTGAGAACTTCCTGCTGGCTGTGATGTCCCTGGACAGGTTTGTAGCCATCTGTTATCCCTTGCGCTATCCAGCCGTCATGAATGATAAAATGTGCTCAAATTTGGCTCTTGCTTCCTGGATTATAAGCTTTCTCGTCATCTTGATGCCTGCCATTCCTTTGTCACAGTTACCTTTTTGTAGACCTTTTGTGATTGATCACATCTTCTGTGACTTTTCACCTTTGCTAAAGCTATCTTGCAAGAGAAACTCTATCAGTGAAATGTCTTTTCTCCTCATTGCCTGGGCTGTGATTCTAGGCTGCTTCACCTCGATCATGGTGTCTTACAGTTTCATCATCCTAACCGTCATTAAGATGCCCTCCGCTGCAGGAAGGAAACATGCCTTCACCACCTGCGCATCACACCTGCTGGTGGTTTTCATTTATTACGGGACAGTGATTTTCATGTATGTCCGGCCATCAGCTCATGAATCTTACAATCTGGACAAAGTAGTGTCGGTTTTCTATTGTGCAGTGACCCCACTTCTGAACCCCATCATCTACAGTCTCCGAAACAAAGAAGTAAAGACAGCCTTGAGGAGGATGATTATTAAACTCAAATGA
- the LOC115457213 gene encoding olfactory receptor 6F1-like → MADNDTAEPEFLLIGFNMTWELGVVVFIIFFTFYFLTISSNILIITLVRVNRLLHKPMYFFLSNFSFLEICYTTVTVPKMLADILSKKRSISHKACVLQFYFFFFFGAMENNLLAVMSLDRFIAICYPLRYPVVMNDRVCAQLAGGAWFISFLASLLPTVSLSQLSFCGPRIIDHFFCDFSPLMELSCTRNSVSEISFSFIARFIIMGCFIMIMVSYIFIISTIVKMPSTSGRHNAFTTCASHLTVVFIYYGTVIFIYVLPSIRESLYRNKVVSVFYAVVTPLLNPIIYSLRNQEVRAAMKRTAIKLKGLQRIIVN, encoded by the coding sequence ATGGCTGATAATGACACCGCTGAACCTGAATTTTTGTTAATAGGGTTCAACATGACTTGGGAGCTGGGGGTCGTAGTCTTCATCATCTTCTTCACCTTCTACTTCTTAACCATCTCATCAAATATCCTGATTATCACTCTGGTGAGAGTGAATAGACTCCTGCACAAgcccatgtacttcttcctcagcaacttctccttcttagaaATCTGTTATACTACTGTCACTGTCCCTAAAATGCTGGCTGACATTCTGAGCAAGAAAAGATCCATTTCTCACAAAGCATGCGTCCTCCAGTtctattttttcttcttctttggtgCCATGGAGAACAATCTGCTGGCCGTGATGTCCCTCGACAGATTCATTGCCATCTGCTACCCCCTGCGCTATCCGGTTGTTATGAATGACAGAGTGTGCGCTCAGCTGGCTGGTGGTGCCTGGTTTATTAGTTTCCTTGCCTCACTGCTGCCTACAGTGTCCTTGTCTCAGCTGTCCTTTTGTGGACCACGCATAATAGATCACTTCTTCTGTGACTTTTCTCCACTGATGGAGCTATCTTGTACAAGAAACTCCGTCAGTGAAATCTCCTTCAGTTTTATAGCTCGTTTTATCATTATGGGTTGCTTCATAATGATTATGGTGTCTTACATTTTTATCATTTCGACCATTGTGAAGATGCCCTCTACCTCGGGGAGACACAATGCCTTCACCACCTGCGCCTCACACCTCACAGTGGTCTTCATTTATTATGGGACTGTGATTTTTATATATGTGCTCCCATCAATCCGTGAGTCACTTTATAGGAACAAAGTGGTGTCTGTTTTTTATGCTGTGGTTACCCCACTGCTGAACCCCATCATCTACAGTCTGAGGAACCAGGAGGTGAGAGCAGCAATGAAAAGGACAGCGATTAAACTGAAAGGACTTCAAAGAATAATAGTGAATTAA